One genomic region from Candidatus Hydrogenedens sp. encodes:
- the proB gene encoding glutamate 5-kinase, translating to MNKKTIVIKIGTDLVNNKNNQKNILSHIVKQICQLKEQNNLNFIIVSSGAVGCGLSLLGLGKRPEHLSEKQALAAIGQVELMKRYTRLFQYHSKNTLIPAQILITRSDLDNRISYINILNTLHKLFLYKNIIPIINENDTTAIEELRFGDNDTLSARIAVRVDAQLLILLTNVDGLYTANPKKDKNAEFIPIVKQLTAEIFNWAQDTDSPMSVGGMTTKLEAVKIAWHAGIPSVIANGSKKDIIQQVLENKGHFTIFIPPKNKISQRKSWIAFGRTVKGKVFIDKGAVNALLKKGSSLLPVGITSTQGNFKQGDCISIIGPDGVELGRGLSSISKDELDKICGKKTSEIKKLNNNYSLEEVIHRDNMVLFSENTYMEG from the coding sequence ATGAATAAGAAGACTATAGTAATTAAAATAGGAACAGATTTAGTCAATAATAAAAATAACCAAAAAAATATACTGTCGCATATTGTTAAGCAAATTTGTCAATTAAAGGAACAAAACAATCTCAACTTCATAATTGTAAGTTCAGGTGCGGTCGGATGTGGTTTATCTCTATTAGGTTTGGGTAAAAGACCCGAGCATCTTTCTGAAAAGCAAGCATTAGCTGCCATAGGGCAGGTTGAACTAATGAAGAGGTATACAAGATTATTTCAATATCATAGTAAGAATACTCTGATTCCTGCACAAATTCTTATTACAAGAAGTGATTTGGATAATAGAATCTCTTATATTAATATTTTAAATACTCTTCATAAACTCTTTTTATATAAAAATATAATTCCAATAATTAATGAAAATGATACAACCGCCATTGAAGAACTACGTTTTGGTGATAATGATACATTATCAGCCAGAATAGCAGTTCGTGTCGATGCCCAATTGCTTATTCTTCTTACCAATGTTGATGGTCTTTACACTGCAAATCCCAAAAAGGATAAAAATGCAGAATTTATACCTATAGTAAAACAACTAACTGCAGAAATATTTAACTGGGCACAGGATACAGATAGTCCAATGTCGGTCGGTGGAATGACCACAAAATTAGAAGCAGTAAAGATAGCGTGGCATGCAGGTATTCCCTCTGTCATTGCAAATGGAAGTAAAAAGGATATTATTCAGCAAGTATTGGAAAATAAAGGACATTTCACTATTTTTATCCCTCCCAAAAATAAAATTTCCCAGAGAAAATCATGGATTGCCTTCGGAAGAACTGTAAAAGGAAAAGTATTTATAGATAAAGGAGCAGTAAATGCACTTTTAAAGAAAGGCTCCAGTCTTTTACCTGTTGGTATTACTTCAACGCAGGGAAATTTTAAACAAGGGGATTGTATATCTATCATCGGACCCGATGGTGTAGAATTAGGGAGAGGATTGTCGAGTATTAGCAAAGATGAATTAGATAAAATATGTGGTAAAAAGACAAGCGAAATAAAAAAACTTAATAATAATTATTCATTAGAGGAGGTTATCCATAGGGATAACATGGTATTATTTTCAGAAAATACATACATGGAGGGATAA
- the obgE gene encoding GTPase ObgE: MTQHIKNKLFVDEVRIRLTAGSGGNGCISFRREKYIPRGGPDGGDGGNGGSIYFQATTKLHTLIDLKYHAHWIAERGEHGSGNNRHGKNGKDLIIPVPCGTIIRDWETGEILADLKKHEQTYLAVKGGKGGRGNARFTSSTYQTPRFAEKGEKGEEKEFLLELKLIADVGFVGLPNAGKSTLLSRITSAKPKIADYPFTTLNPNLGVVSLPGYRSITVADIPGIIEGASEGKGLGHDFLKHIERTRVLLFLVDIGDPDPKKTIDILENELEAYSPLFSEKPKVYVFNKLDIPENQERFKKIIKKKRWNVPIFGISAVTGEGTKQLVEAMYKIVEEARDQEIEEPEPIETRYVYEAPFKIFKDAGGFRIEGKRIIRVFQMTDFDNEEAVQYLQRVLSHMGLFRALKRFGAKDGDIIYIGDYDLTYSDETLLSRPLNKGKKSKHE; this comes from the coding sequence ATGACACAGCATATAAAAAACAAATTGTTTGTTGACGAAGTTCGTATCCGCTTAACTGCTGGTAGCGGAGGAAACGGATGTATTAGCTTCCGTAGAGAGAAATATATTCCAAGGGGTGGGCCAGATGGTGGGGATGGAGGAAATGGAGGAAGTATTTATTTTCAGGCAACAACAAAACTTCATACATTGATCGACTTAAAATATCATGCCCATTGGATTGCAGAACGAGGAGAACATGGCAGTGGTAATAACAGACATGGCAAAAATGGAAAAGATTTAATAATCCCTGTTCCATGCGGTACTATTATTCGAGACTGGGAGACGGGAGAAATTCTTGCTGACCTAAAAAAACATGAACAAACATATCTCGCTGTAAAAGGTGGTAAAGGGGGAAGGGGAAATGCAAGATTTACAAGTTCTACCTATCAAACTCCTCGTTTTGCCGAAAAAGGTGAAAAAGGTGAAGAGAAAGAGTTCCTTTTGGAACTGAAATTAATTGCTGATGTTGGCTTTGTAGGCTTACCTAACGCTGGCAAATCAACCTTGTTATCCAGAATTACCTCTGCAAAACCAAAAATAGCAGATTATCCTTTTACCACTCTTAACCCAAATCTGGGAGTAGTCTCACTTCCTGGATATAGGTCTATTACAGTTGCAGATATTCCTGGAATTATTGAAGGAGCATCAGAAGGAAAAGGACTCGGGCATGACTTTCTAAAACATATTGAACGAACCCGTGTTTTACTTTTCCTTGTCGATATAGGCGACCCTGACCCAAAGAAAACAATCGACATATTAGAAAACGAGTTAGAGGCATACAGCCCATTATTCAGTGAGAAACCTAAAGTCTACGTTTTTAATAAATTGGATATTCCCGAAAATCAGGAGCGATTCAAAAAAATAATTAAGAAAAAGAGGTGGAATGTTCCTATTTTCGGTATATCCGCTGTAACAGGCGAAGGAACAAAACAATTGGTTGAGGCTATGTATAAGATTGTGGAGGAGGCAAGAGACCAAGAGATAGAAGAACCCGAACCTATTGAAACACGATATGTGTATGAAGCCCCATTCAAAATATTTAAAGATGCTGGTGGATTTCGAATAGAAGGAAAACGGATTATTAGGGTGTTCCAAATGACTGATTTTGATAATGAAGAAGCAGTACAATATTTACAACGTGTTTTATCTCATATGGGATTATTTCGTGCATTAAAAAGATTTGGAGCTAAAGATGGCGATATAATCTATATCGGCGATTACGACCTAACATATTCTGACGAAACATTGCTATCTCGTCCTTTAAACAAAGGGAAAAAGTCAAAACATGAATAA
- the rpmA gene encoding 50S ribosomal protein L27 — protein MAHKKSGGSARNGRDSNPKMLGVKRYEGEQVIKGNILVRQRGTRIKPGKNVGLGRDHTIFAMADGIVKFRYIAEGKKCVDVIPLETSQQQATI, from the coding sequence ATGGCGCATAAAAAAAGTGGTGGAAGTGCTCGAAACGGCAGAGATAGTAACCCCAAAATGTTAGGTGTAAAACGATATGAAGGTGAACAGGTTATTAAAGGGAATATCCTTGTTCGTCAGAGAGGCACAAGAATAAAGCCAGGGAAAAATGTCGGTTTAGGAAGAGACCATACAATTTTTGCTATGGCTGATGGTATTGTAAAGTTTCGCTACATCGCTGAAGGGAAAAAATGTGTAGATGTTATTCCTCTGGAAACATCTCAACAACAAGCAACAATTTAA
- the rplU gene encoding 50S ribosomal protein L21: MYAIISCGGKQYRVQPNDKIRVEKINAKEGDMIEINKIHLVSSGEQIIVEPEKLGSFSVTAQVLSHGKTKKIRVFKYKRRKNYHRTYGHRQLFTELLVKEIKG; the protein is encoded by the coding sequence ATGTATGCAATTATTAGTTGTGGCGGAAAACAGTATAGAGTTCAGCCAAATGATAAGATTCGCGTTGAAAAAATAAACGCGAAAGAAGGAGATATGATTGAAATTAACAAAATACATTTAGTTTCTTCAGGTGAACAAATTATCGTAGAACCTGAAAAGTTGGGATCCTTTTCTGTAACAGCTCAGGTTCTTTCTCATGGCAAAACAAAGAAAATTCGTGTGTTCAAATATAAAAGAAGAAAGAATTACCATCGTACCTACGGACATAGACAATTATTTACGGAACTGTTAGTTAAAGAAATAAAAGGCTAA
- a CDS encoding aspartate dehydrogenase, giving the protein MDKYKVAIVGCGNIGADICIALQKGTIPAEIVALHDIDESKAQVLNRTFHLNAVICGLEEAVSLADFVIESAVSSAVEDVIRACIKYRRDCLIMSLSGLLNNLELIEEAKKNFVRIKIPSGAVCGLDGIRSAMEAGLHRVMLTTRKSPQALMGAPYLIKNNIDLSNITEPMTVFEGNALEAAQYFPANINVACALSLYGIGPKETKVRIVADPTITENIHEIYAEGAFGRLQTTTVNLPSPRNIKSSYLASLSAIAELRAMAEDYVVHCLYCPQRKEENT; this is encoded by the coding sequence ATGGATAAATACAAGGTAGCAATAGTTGGTTGTGGAAACATTGGAGCGGATATATGTATCGCATTGCAAAAAGGAACTATACCCGCTGAGATTGTTGCTCTTCATGATATAGATGAATCGAAGGCACAAGTATTAAACAGAACATTCCACTTAAATGCAGTTATCTGCGGATTAGAGGAAGCGGTTTCGTTAGCAGATTTTGTTATTGAATCTGCTGTTTCGTCTGCCGTTGAAGATGTTATTCGTGCTTGCATTAAATATAGAAGAGATTGTCTAATTATGAGTTTAAGTGGATTACTAAACAATTTAGAACTTATTGAAGAAGCCAAAAAGAACTTCGTCAGAATTAAAATTCCTTCTGGTGCTGTATGTGGACTTGATGGTATCAGAAGTGCTATGGAGGCAGGACTCCACCGTGTAATGTTAACAACACGAAAGTCACCACAAGCATTAATGGGGGCACCATATTTAATAAAAAACAATATCGACTTGTCAAACATTACAGAGCCTATGACAGTTTTTGAAGGGAATGCATTAGAGGCGGCACAATATTTCCCAGCCAACATTAACGTTGCATGTGCCTTGAGTCTATATGGAATAGGACCCAAAGAGACAAAGGTACGAATTGTTGCCGACCCCACTATTACAGAAAATATCCATGAAATTTATGCAGAAGGAGCATTTGGTAGATTACAAACAACGACCGTCAACCTACCATCACCAAGGAATATCAAAAGTAGTTATCTTGCATCTTTGTCTGCAATTGCTGAATTAAGAGCAATGGCGGAAGATTATGTAGTTCATTGCTTATATTGTCCCCAACGAAAAGAGGAAAATACATAA
- a CDS encoding secondary thiamine-phosphate synthase enzyme YjbQ → MKSYTEYLHFCTEKHREYINITDKVEETLRKSQIQEGMVLVSAMHITAGVYVNDAEDGLIQDIDEWLEQLAPFKRDYRHHATGETNGDAHLKSLLIHHEVIVPVTNGKLDLGPWQQIYYAEFDGQRRKRLIIKVIGE, encoded by the coding sequence ATGAAAAGTTATACTGAATATTTGCATTTTTGCACCGAAAAACATAGGGAATATATTAACATTACAGATAAGGTAGAAGAGACACTACGAAAAAGTCAAATTCAAGAAGGAATGGTTCTTGTATCGGCTATGCATATAACTGCTGGTGTTTATGTTAATGATGCAGAAGATGGCTTAATACAAGACATTGATGAATGGCTTGAGCAATTGGCTCCGTTTAAAAGAGATTATAGACATCATGCCACTGGAGAAACGAATGGAGATGCACACTTAAAAAGTTTATTAATACATCATGAGGTCATAGTACCAGTAACAAATGGTAAGTTAGACCTCGGTCCTTGGCAACAAATTTACTATGCTGAGTTTGACGGACAAAGACGGAAAAGATTGATAATAAAAGTAATAGGGGAGTAG
- a CDS encoding iron-containing alcohol dehydrogenase: MTFIPSIIEKFQYYMPAELIFDIGSVKNISSQNIKLGKKPLIVTGKKSSKINGALASLLTYYSNAVVFDNVEENPSIDTCEKAREYCIAKNCDWIIAVGGGSPIDVGKAVAGLATNEGPCEQYFGRDLFKQSPLPILAIPTTAGTGSEVTPYAVITNEKNVTKQTIADKRLFPKIALLDPSLTLTLSRDVTLSTALDALSQSLEGIVSKKATPISDCIAIESCKKIIEWLPVALREPDNITARYWLLFASLLSGIVIAQTGTTLVHALGYYYTLNYNVPHGIANALFLIPMFKRNIIFFPEKLRFVIEFLGEEYCKEHPEISIKKALLRFFKDINFSCKSSSWGVPDNQLQIFSEQLYSDSYRFRNQHGAFSKKEIYNIFKETFEP, from the coding sequence ATGACTTTTATTCCTTCAATCATAGAGAAATTTCAATATTATATGCCTGCAGAACTAATATTCGATATTGGAAGTGTTAAAAATATCTCTTCACAAAACATTAAATTAGGAAAAAAACCATTAATAGTAACAGGGAAAAAGAGTTCAAAGATAAATGGTGCATTAGCATCATTACTTACTTATTATTCAAATGCAGTGGTATTTGATAATGTTGAAGAGAATCCTTCCATAGACACATGTGAAAAAGCCCGAGAATATTGCATTGCCAAAAACTGTGATTGGATCATTGCAGTTGGTGGAGGTAGTCCAATAGATGTCGGTAAAGCTGTGGCAGGATTAGCAACCAATGAAGGACCTTGTGAACAATATTTTGGTAGAGATTTGTTTAAACAATCTCCTCTACCAATTTTAGCAATTCCTACAACTGCTGGCACTGGGAGTGAAGTAACACCTTATGCGGTAATAACAAATGAAAAAAATGTGACAAAACAAACGATTGCTGACAAAAGACTCTTTCCCAAAATTGCTTTGTTAGACCCAAGTCTTACCTTAACTTTATCAAGAGACGTTACACTCTCTACCGCACTTGATGCGTTAAGCCAATCATTAGAGGGGATTGTTTCAAAGAAAGCAACCCCAATAAGTGATTGTATCGCAATAGAATCTTGTAAAAAGATAATAGAGTGGCTACCCGTAGCATTAAGAGAACCAGATAATATCACTGCAAGATATTGGCTTTTGTTTGCCTCTTTGTTATCAGGAATTGTTATCGCCCAGACAGGAACTACATTAGTTCACGCACTCGGTTATTACTATACCTTAAACTATAACGTTCCCCATGGAATTGCGAATGCACTGTTCTTAATTCCGATGTTCAAAAGAAACATAATATTTTTCCCTGAAAAATTAAGATTTGTCATAGAATTTTTGGGTGAAGAATATTGTAAAGAACATCCAGAAATATCTATAAAAAAGGCTCTTTTGAGATTCTTCAAAGATATAAATTTTTCATGTAAATCAAGTTCCTGGGGAGTTCCAGATAACCAACTGCAGATCTTTTCAGAACAGTTGTATTCTGACTCATATCGTTTCAGGAATCAACATGGAGCATTTTCTAAAAAGGAAATTTATAATATTTTTAAAGAAACATTTGAACCATAA
- a CDS encoding CHASE4 domain-containing protein → MKLTSKIVILLLVFWLFLLMGYIFIYNRVIKPTLTQFERKLATEELERFNKTIEKELLYLNRTCADYAWWDDTYEFVINKNETYKKINLLPQTFEENNINMILILNTQGEVVFGEWYNLEKKQYEELPVEFSISKLALTHPLLSFDNTKAGKYGIIFTNYGNVAVSANKILNSKVEGEPRGIFIMGRLLNDKYWENIKSQTMLEVSVYPYIEKDRLIIDASSYIINEKKTIFIHESKDGKLFLWDIINDINGNPILLIQLIHLQNILSASENMRFQGIMGFILVIVVGIVALWWAIKKQIIVPIQDLTQNIRNSIYRESITFLPNIEKNDEIALLIVHFNRMAYRINKLLEEKSKLLIEIAEREEYLKFIINAIPCVILEMDNNGIIKTVNSAIEKIMEINSKDIEGKNICNVFPLKSILDFIERIKINSEELGYYEVEDILYTINNEKKYLHIYFQKNKRNGKEFYIGVIWDITVLREIQEKYNEQRQLAILGEASASLAHELRNMISAIQSGFRLMQEEKNIKNREKIVNELYISIFRLEETLKKLLEFTKKYKINKIRVSLKDVIEEQYKKCLIYQEKDIELRVDGNIFAWIDINLFPNAVWNILKNSIESIKEKGIISVQLYEQDGLQYIEINDNGIGIDETYLNKVGTPFFTTKAQGTGLGLTITKKIIESHGGRIQIRSKKDIGTCVSIILPIEEG, encoded by the coding sequence ATGAAATTAACAAGCAAAATAGTTATTCTCTTACTTGTCTTTTGGCTGTTTTTATTAATGGGTTATATATTTATATATAACAGGGTTATAAAACCGACTTTAACACAATTTGAAAGAAAATTAGCCACGGAAGAATTAGAACGATTTAATAAAACAATAGAAAAAGAACTTTTATATTTAAATCGAACTTGTGCGGACTATGCATGGTGGGATGATACTTACGAATTTGTAATAAATAAAAATGAGACCTATAAAAAAATAAACCTCCTGCCACAAACATTCGAAGAAAACAACATTAATATGATTTTGATACTAAATACTCAAGGAGAGGTCGTCTTTGGAGAGTGGTATAATCTTGAAAAAAAACAATATGAAGAATTGCCTGTAGAATTTTCTATATCAAAATTAGCATTGACTCATCCTTTACTTTCTTTTGATAATACAAAAGCAGGTAAATATGGGATTATCTTTACCAATTATGGAAATGTAGCAGTGTCTGCAAATAAGATATTAAATAGCAAGGTAGAAGGGGAACCCCGGGGAATATTTATAATGGGAAGATTATTGAATGATAAATATTGGGAAAACATTAAAAGTCAAACTATGTTGGAGGTTTCTGTTTATCCATATATAGAAAAAGACAGACTTATTATAGATGCATCAAGTTATATTATTAATGAAAAAAAAACAATTTTTATTCATGAAAGTAAAGATGGCAAATTATTTTTATGGGATATTATTAATGATATAAATGGAAATCCTATTCTTTTAATACAGTTAATACATCTTCAAAACATATTATCTGCAAGTGAAAATATGCGATTTCAAGGGATAATGGGGTTTATCCTTGTAATAGTTGTTGGAATTGTTGCACTTTGGTGGGCAATAAAAAAGCAGATAATTGTACCTATACAGGATTTGACACAAAATATTAGAAATTCAATATACCGAGAATCCATTACATTCTTACCTAATATTGAAAAAAATGATGAAATCGCTCTGCTTATTGTTCATTTTAACCGTATGGCATATAGAATAAATAAACTATTAGAAGAGAAATCAAAATTATTAATAGAAATTGCAGAAAGAGAAGAATATCTAAAATTTATAATTAATGCTATTCCCTGTGTGATTCTTGAAATGGATAACAATGGAATTATCAAAACAGTCAATTCAGCAATAGAAAAAATAATGGAGATAAATTCTAAAGATATAGAGGGAAAAAATATCTGTAATGTCTTTCCATTAAAAAGTATTCTTGATTTTATTGAACGAATAAAAATCAATTCAGAGGAGTTGGGATATTATGAAGTCGAAGATATTTTATATACAATCAATAATGAAAAAAAATATTTACATATTTATTTTCAAAAGAACAAACGAAATGGAAAAGAATTTTACATTGGCGTTATTTGGGATATTACGGTGCTTAGAGAAATACAGGAAAAATATAACGAGCAGAGACAGTTGGCTATATTAGGAGAAGCAAGTGCAAGTTTAGCACATGAACTTCGGAATATGATTTCTGCAATTCAAAGTGGGTTTCGTCTGATGCAAGAAGAAAAAAATATAAAAAATAGGGAAAAAATAGTAAACGAATTATATATTTCAATATTTCGATTGGAGGAAACATTAAAAAAACTATTAGAATTTACAAAAAAATATAAAATAAATAAGATTAGAGTATCTCTTAAAGACGTTATTGAAGAACAATATAAAAAATGTCTAATCTATCAAGAAAAAGATATTGAGCTCAGGGTGGATGGAAATATTTTTGCATGGATTGACATAAATCTCTTTCCAAATGCAGTATGGAACATTTTAAAAAATAGTATAGAATCAATAAAAGAAAAAGGAATAATATCCGTTCAGTTGTATGAACAAGATGGGTTGCAATATATAGAAATAAATGACAATGGTATAGGTATAGATGAAACATATTTAAATAAAGTTGGGACGCCCTTTTTTACTACAAAAGCACAAGGAACCGGTTTAGGTTTAACGATAACAAAGAAAATTATTGAAAGTCATGGCGGTAGAATACAGATACGAAGTAAAAAAGATATTGGTACCTGTGTTTCAATTATACTACCAATAGAAGAAGGATAG
- a CDS encoding sigma-54 dependent transcriptional regulator has protein sequence MPGRILVVDDERLIRWNIIEKLNHLGFITEEAGNVAEAKQIIHKKMLDLAIVDLRLPDGDGMDILKYIGNTQPGVPIIMITAYSSVSNAVEAMKNGAYDYISKPFEIDELILRIQRAIEQSHLRNSIQAGLQQNKRIFNLDHIIGKSPKICEIKHILKKVAESPSTTILLLGESGTGKDIAARVIHYESERAIYPFMNITCTALPETLLESELFGYERGAFTGADHTKKGLFELANNGTVFMDEIGDIPLSIQSKILRILEEKAFKRIGGTTDIYVDVRVIVATNKNLEEMVQNGTFREDLYYRLNVVPIVLPPLRERYEDIPLLAEHFLELFNKEFKRKRKGFSKEAINKLLSYHWPGNVRELRNVIERAVLLGKDEIIQSDEIILGRVSFGGVKTTSDDIAQLPPSGCSLEEVEKSLIRQALERTNWNLTRAGALLNITRDQVRYKAEKYGLRQENDK, from the coding sequence ATGCCTGGTAGAATACTTGTTGTGGATGATGAAAGATTAATTCGATGGAATATTATTGAAAAACTTAATCACTTAGGTTTTATAACAGAAGAAGCAGGGAATGTTGCGGAAGCTAAACAAATAATACATAAAAAGATGTTAGACCTTGCTATAGTTGATTTGAGGCTTCCGGATGGGGATGGAATGGATATCCTAAAATATATAGGAAACACGCAACCTGGCGTTCCTATTATAATGATCACTGCATATTCAAGTGTATCTAATGCTGTGGAAGCGATGAAAAATGGTGCTTATGATTATATTAGTAAGCCTTTTGAGATTGATGAACTTATACTTAGAATTCAGCGGGCAATAGAACAATCTCATTTAAGGAATTCTATTCAAGCTGGATTACAACAGAATAAAAGAATTTTTAATCTTGACCATATTATCGGTAAAAGCCCAAAGATTTGTGAGATAAAACATATTTTAAAAAAGGTTGCAGAGTCTCCAAGTACAACAATTTTACTTTTAGGAGAAAGTGGTACAGGGAAGGATATTGCTGCACGAGTTATTCATTATGAATCAGAAAGGGCTATATACCCGTTTATGAATATAACTTGCACAGCCTTGCCTGAAACTCTATTAGAGTCAGAACTTTTTGGATATGAACGAGGTGCTTTCACAGGTGCTGACCATACAAAGAAAGGTTTATTTGAATTAGCAAATAATGGAACTGTATTCATGGACGAAATAGGGGATATACCACTATCTATCCAGTCAAAAATCCTACGTATACTTGAAGAAAAAGCCTTTAAAAGAATAGGTGGAACCACAGATATTTATGTGGATGTCCGTGTTATCGTTGCAACGAATAAAAACCTTGAGGAAATGGTGCAAAATGGGACATTTCGTGAAGATTTGTATTACAGGCTCAATGTTGTGCCTATTGTATTGCCACCACTTAGAGAAAGATACGAAGATATTCCATTACTTGCAGAACATTTTTTAGAATTATTCAATAAAGAGTTCAAAAGAAAACGTAAGGGATTTTCTAAAGAAGCAATAAATAAATTACTTTCTTATCATTGGCCTGGAAATGTGCGGGAACTCAGAAATGTAATTGAACGGGCTGTTCTATTGGGAAAGGATGAGATAATTCAAAGTGATGAAATTATTTTAGGAAGAGTCAGTTTTGGAGGAGTTAAAACTACAAGCGATGACATTGCTCAACTACCTCCGTCAGGCTGTTCTCTGGAGGAAGTGGAAAAATCGTTAATACGACAAGCGTTGGAACGAACCAATTGGAATCTTACACGGGCAGGGGCTTTATTGAATATTACCCGTGATCAAGTGCGATACAAAGCGGAAAAGTATGGATTAAGACAGGAAAATGATAAGTAG